The proteins below come from a single Kryptolebias marmoratus isolate JLee-2015 linkage group LG12, ASM164957v2, whole genome shotgun sequence genomic window:
- the gid4 gene encoding glucose-induced degradation protein 4 homolog isoform X2: protein MTVADGDSSVLIMPVRAECCCTTGSACPSSACLVPPAPINTSQPGVAVSLLYSGSQFRGYQRSKGNSYDVEVVLQHVTMADSYLCGYLKIKGLTEEYPTLTTFFVGEIISRRRPFLTRKWDADEDVDRKHWGKFQAFYKYAKNFNLDHFDYKALDDSDYIFMRWKEQFLVPDHTIKDISGASFAGFYYICFQKSTATIEGYYYHRSSEWYQSLSLSHIKEHSVPIYEFR from the exons ATGACGGTGGCTGACGGGGATTCTTCAGTACTCATCATGCCTGTCCGAGCGGAGTGCTGCTGTACCACCGGCTCGGCCTGCCCATCCTCGGCCTGTCTTGTCCCCCCTGCCCCGATCAACACGTCCCAGCCGGGGGTGGCCGTGTCCTTACTCTACAGCGGCTCGCAGTTTCGGGGTTACCAGAGGAGCAAAGGCAACTCTTACGACGTAGAGGTGGTTTTGCAG CATGTGACCATGGCTGACTCATATTTGTGTGGATACCTGAAAATCAAAGGCCTGACTGAG GAGTATCCCACGCTCACAACGTTCTTTGTTGGTGAAATTATCAGCCGCAGGAGGCCTTTTTTAACTCGGAAGTGGGACGCCGATGAGGATGTGGACAGAAAACACTGG GGGAAGTTCCAGGCTTTTTACAAATACGCCAAAAACTTCAACTTGGATCATTTTGACTACAAAGCGCTGGATGACAGTGATTATATCTTCATGCGGTGGAAG GAGCAGTTTTTAGTTCCCGATCACACAATCAAAGACATCAGCGGCGCCTCCTTCGCCGGCTTCTACTACATTTGCTTTCAGAAGTCCACAGCCACCATCGAAGGCTACTATTACCACAGGAGCTCAGAGTG
- the gid4 gene encoding glucose-induced degradation protein 4 homolog isoform X1, which translates to MTVADGDSSVLIMPVRAECCCTTGSACPSSACLVPPAPINTSQPGVAVSLLYSGSQFRGYQRSKGNSYDVEVVLQHVTMADSYLCGYLKIKGLTEVSPAAGSGVGRLTFVLSENEHKLVAACLKQVEARKCQEYPTLTTFFVGEIISRRRPFLTRKWDADEDVDRKHWGKFQAFYKYAKNFNLDHFDYKALDDSDYIFMRWKEQFLVPDHTIKDISGASFAGFYYICFQKSTATIEGYYYHRSSEWYQSLSLSHIKEHSVPIYEFR; encoded by the exons ATGACGGTGGCTGACGGGGATTCTTCAGTACTCATCATGCCTGTCCGAGCGGAGTGCTGCTGTACCACCGGCTCGGCCTGCCCATCCTCGGCCTGTCTTGTCCCCCCTGCCCCGATCAACACGTCCCAGCCGGGGGTGGCCGTGTCCTTACTCTACAGCGGCTCGCAGTTTCGGGGTTACCAGAGGAGCAAAGGCAACTCTTACGACGTAGAGGTGGTTTTGCAG CATGTGACCATGGCTGACTCATATTTGTGTGGATACCTGAAAATCAAAGGCCTGACTGAGGTGAGTCCTGCAGCTGGCTCAGGTGTAGGAAGGCTGACCTTTGTGCTTTCGGAGAATGAACACAAACTGGTCGCTGCTTGCCTGAAGCAGGTCGAAGCGAGAAAATGTCAG GAGTATCCCACGCTCACAACGTTCTTTGTTGGTGAAATTATCAGCCGCAGGAGGCCTTTTTTAACTCGGAAGTGGGACGCCGATGAGGATGTGGACAGAAAACACTGG GGGAAGTTCCAGGCTTTTTACAAATACGCCAAAAACTTCAACTTGGATCATTTTGACTACAAAGCGCTGGATGACAGTGATTATATCTTCATGCGGTGGAAG GAGCAGTTTTTAGTTCCCGATCACACAATCAAAGACATCAGCGGCGCCTCCTTCGCCGGCTTCTACTACATTTGCTTTCAGAAGTCCACAGCCACCATCGAAGGCTACTATTACCACAGGAGCTCAGAGTG